One segment of Castanea sativa cultivar Marrone di Chiusa Pesio chromosome 3, ASM4071231v1 DNA contains the following:
- the LOC142627329 gene encoding protein CURLY FLAG LEAF 1-like, translating into MTAPNMAAITASLERSLQNCSLNQQRSGSSVSGLGRRQGSSSSSDETPDNHVPNSDTALELNSNISLPYHWEQCLDLKTGEIYYINWRNGMKARDDPRTTPEYSGDFYTEDDSSCDSEESSSEYSSPPDSSREHYRVDQKDHVLVVAGCKSCLMYFMVPKQVEDCPKCSGQLLHFDRSENGSP; encoded by the exons ATGACAGCTCCAAACATGGCGGCCATTACTGCTTCTTTAGAGAGGTCTCTTCAGAACTGTTCGCTAAATCAACAAAGAAGTGGCTCATCAGTTTCAGGTTTAGGCAGAAGACAAGGAAGCTCATCAAGCTCTGATGAGACACCGGATAATCATGTTCCTAATTCAGATACTGCCTTAGAGCTCAACTCTAATATTTCTCTCCCTTACCATTGGGAACAATGCCTCGATTTGAAG ACAGGGGAGATTTACTATATAAACTGGAGGAACGGTATGAAAGCAAGAGATGATCCAAGAACAACACCAGAATACAGCGGAGATTTCTACACAGAAGACGATAGCTCGTGTGACAGTGAGGAATCTTCGTCAGAGTACTCTTCTCCTCCAGATTCCTCGAGAGAGCACTACCGGGTAGATCAGAAAGACCATGTTTTGGTTGTGGCTGGGTGCAAGAGCTGTCTCATGTATTTCATGGTGCCCAAACAGGTCGAAGATTGCCCCAAATGTAGTGGTCAACTTCTCCACTTTGATCGATCCGAAAATGGATCTCCGTGA